The following proteins are encoded in a genomic region of Brachypodium distachyon strain Bd21 chromosome 1, Brachypodium_distachyon_v3.0, whole genome shotgun sequence:
- the LOC100823634 gene encoding cation transporter HKT1: MGGIKRYYHDFIHIKLHSFSRISRYVADSILFLYRFFTLNVHPFWIQLSYLLAISILSSVLLMSLKPSNPEFSPRYIDMLFLSTSALTVSGLSTVKMEDLSSPQIVVLTLLMFVGGEIFVSLLGLMLRVNHQDMPDISTVKISSVPVELEAIDSASSVTFCDESKLEEATQAIPPKNSDLKRRSLKCLGYVVFGYLAVIHVLGFLLVLLYITHVPTARIPLNKKGINAVLFSVSVTVASFANAGLVPTNENMTIFSKNSGLLLLLTGQSLAGNTLFPLFLRLLVWFLSKLTKVKELGFMIKNPEEVHFGHFLPRLPTVFLSSTVIGLVAATVTLLCAVDWNSSVFDGLSSYQKIVHAFFMAVNTRHSGENSIDCSLVSPAILVIFIIMMYLPSSATFAPPNGDTKTTDDNMEHRRGSLVQNLAFSPLMCNIVFVIVVCITERRRLRNDPLNFSTLNMIFEVVSAYGNVGLSTGYSCSRLQLLHPKSICQDRPYSFSGWWSDGGKLVLVLVMFYGRLKVFSMGTGKSWKVGHS, encoded by the exons GATTCAATTCTTTTCCTCTATCGATTTTTCACGTTGAATGTTCATCCATTCTGGATTCAGTTGTCCTACTTACTTGCCATTTCTATACTTAGTTCAGTCCTCTTGATGTCACTGAAACCAAGCAACCCTGAGTTCAGCCCCCGTTACATTGATATGCTGTTCCTGTCAACCTCTGCTCTAACAGTTTCTGGCCTCAGCACCGTCAAAATGGAGGACCTCTCAAGCCCCCAAATTGTGGTCCTGACGCTGCTCATGTTTGTAGGAGGGgagatttttgtttctctcttaGGCCTCATGCTTAGAGTGAACCATCAGGACATGCCAGATATTTCAACCGTGAAGATCAGTTCAGTTCCTGTGGAGCTTGAAGCGATAGACTCAGCGAGCAGTGTGACATTCTGCGACGAGTCAAAGCTTGAAGAAGCAACTCAAGCAATTCCACCTAAGAATTCAGATTTGAAGAGAAGGTCTCTCAAATGCTTAGGATACGTGGTCTTTGGGTACCTTGCTGTGATTCATGTCTTGGGCTTTCTGCTGGTTCTGCTGTACATAACTCATGTGCCAACTGCAAGAATTCCACTGAACAAGAAAGGGATCAATGCCGTGCTCTTTTCAGTGTCGGTCACCGTCGCCTCCTTTGCAAATGCTGGATTAGTGCCGACGAATGAGAACATGACCATCTTCTCAAAGAACTCAGGGCTCTTGCTGTTGCTCACTGGCCAGAGTCTTGCAGGCAACACACTGTTCCCTCTTTTCCTGAGGCTACTGGTATGGTTCTTGAGTAAGCTGACAAAGGTGAAGGAGCTGGGGTTCATGATCAAGAACCCTGAGGAGGTGCATTTCGGTCATTTTCTTCCTAGGTTGCCAACTGTATTTCTCTCCTCAACGGTCATTGGCCTTGTAGCAGCAACAGTTACACTGCTCTGTGCTGTTGACTGGAATTCTTCAGTGTTCGATGGGCTCAGCTCTTATCAGAAGATCGTCCATGCATTCTTCATGGCGGTGAATACAAGGCACTCAGGAGAGAATTCCATTGACTGCTCGCTCGTCTCCCCAGCAATTCTAGTAATATTCATCATCATGAT GTATTTGCcatcatcagcaacatttgCACCACCCAATGGAGATACTAAAACCACTGATGACAACATGGAGCACAGAAGAGGATCGTTGGTGCAAAACTTAGCGTTTTCACCACTCATGTGTAACATTGTCTTTGTGATCGTTGTCTGTATCACTGAGAGGAGAAGACTCAGAAACGATCCGCTCAACTTCTCCACCTTGAACATGATATTTGAGGTCGTCAG cgcATATGGCAATGTAGGGCTATCCACTGGTTACAGTTGTTCTAGGCTGCAGCTGCTACATCCAAAGAGCATATGCCAGGACAGGCCATACAGTTTTTCTGGTTGGTGGAGCGATGGAGGAAAGCTTGTGCTGGTCTTGGTCATGTTCTATGGCAGGCTCAAGGTATTCAGTATGGGAACAGGTAAATCTTGGAAGGTAGGGCACAGCTGA